Proteins encoded by one window of Nitrospiria bacterium:
- a CDS encoding alpha-amylase gives HLLADSSYQQGMVRFIENHDEPRAAAAFPSGKGRAAAVAILTLTGAKLLHEGQLEGRKARLPVFLGRRPAEPVDHDLAVFYGRLLKETNHDVFRNGEWRLCERSGWPDNQSCLNLLAWSWFKDDDRFLIVVNFSDRASQALVRAPWDELRGKKWRLNDLLSGETYDRSGDEMKNAGLYVDLKPWQCHLFQVRAF, from the coding sequence TGCACCTGCTTGCGGATTCCTCTTATCAGCAGGGAATGGTCCGGTTCATCGAGAACCATGACGAGCCCAGGGCTGCCGCCGCGTTTCCATCCGGAAAAGGTCGCGCTGCAGCAGTGGCGATCCTCACGCTTACCGGGGCAAAGTTGCTGCATGAGGGACAACTCGAAGGAAGGAAAGCAAGGTTGCCTGTCTTTCTGGGCCGTCGTCCCGCGGAGCCGGTCGATCATGACCTCGCGGTCTTCTACGGACGTCTGTTGAAAGAGACCAACCACGATGTCTTCCGGAATGGGGAATGGCGCCTCTGTGAGCGGAGCGGCTGGCCCGACAACCAGAGTTGCTTGAACCTCTTGGCCTGGAGCTGGTTCAAGGACGATGATCGCTTCCTCATCGTCGTGAATTTTTCTGATCGGGCCTCCCAGGCGCTCGTCAGGGCGCCGTGGGATGAGCTGAGAGGGAAAAAGTGGCGTCTCAACGATCTGCTGTCCGGCGAGACCTATGACCGAAGCGGGGACGAGATGAAGAATGCCGGTCTGTACGTCGACCTGAAGCCGTGGCAATGCCACCTGTTCCAGGTTCGTGCCTTTTGA
- a CDS encoding SemiSWEET family transporter: MGHSKKLALGIFFISVIALAGCEELIPQNPASLLAPRFHRSEVVGLVAGFGTTFAAVPDLIAMLRRRSTAGMNPRMAAITGAFQILWVYYGLLIVSRPVVVWNIIAVATNFFSVGAYLYFARRERRN; this comes from the coding sequence ATGGGTCATTCCAAGAAACTTGCGCTGGGAATTTTCTTCATCAGCGTGATCGCTCTGGCGGGCTGTGAGGAGTTGATACCCCAGAATCCGGCGAGCCTGCTTGCTCCCCGGTTTCACCGTTCAGAGGTCGTCGGCTTGGTCGCAGGATTTGGAACCACCTTCGCCGCCGTCCCGGACCTGATCGCGATGCTCCGGAGGCGGTCCACCGCCGGCATGAATCCGAGAATGGCGGCGATTACGGGCGCCTTTCAGATCCTCTGGGTCTATTACGGATTGTTGATTGTGTCGAGACCCGTGGTCGTATGGAATATCATCGCGGTGGCCACTAATTTCTTCAGCGTGGGCGCCTACCTTTATTTTGCCCGCCGGGAGAGGAGGAATTAA
- a CDS encoding transporter: protein MKRCAIEIFAVFVVLMLLLLSAGPASAQQLEPRAYSPSPVGLNFLGLAYYYSSGGVVLDPSLPIQNVRAKVSTAAPYYGRTFGLFGRQASVTLTTPYAWGTVHGDVKEAGRTVDRSALADPQLRFAVNLIGGPALTPQEFSRHEPETTLGTSLIVVAPLGQYAPSKLINLGANRWAFKPELGLSHPVGNWGVEFYAGVWLFTANDDFFGGQVKRQDPLASLQTHVVYTIRPRLWAAFDFTYYAGGETTVDGRRQNDRQGNTRAGLTVSLPVARSQSLKLSYTNGVSTRVGSAFQTIGVAWQWLWF, encoded by the coding sequence ATGAAGCGATGCGCGATCGAAATTTTTGCAGTGTTCGTTGTTCTCATGTTGCTGCTTCTCAGCGCCGGACCCGCGTCGGCCCAGCAACTCGAACCCCGGGCCTACTCGCCGTCTCCCGTGGGCTTGAACTTCCTCGGCCTGGCCTACTATTACTCAAGCGGGGGCGTCGTGCTCGACCCCTCCCTGCCGATACAGAACGTACGTGCCAAGGTCTCCACCGCAGCCCCCTACTACGGAAGGACGTTCGGCCTCTTCGGCCGGCAGGCGAGTGTAACCCTGACGACGCCCTATGCGTGGGGGACGGTCCACGGCGATGTGAAGGAAGCGGGTCGCACCGTCGATCGTTCGGCATTGGCCGACCCGCAGCTTCGGTTCGCCGTAAACCTGATCGGCGGGCCGGCGCTGACGCCGCAGGAATTCTCCCGGCACGAGCCGGAAACCACGCTGGGCACAAGCCTGATCGTCGTCGCCCCGCTCGGCCAGTACGCCCCGTCAAAGCTGATCAACCTCGGCGCCAACCGCTGGGCCTTCAAACCGGAGTTGGGGCTTTCGCACCCCGTCGGAAATTGGGGGGTGGAATTTTACGCGGGCGTCTGGTTGTTTACGGCCAACGACGACTTCTTCGGCGGTCAGGTCAAAAGGCAGGACCCGCTGGCGTCGCTCCAGACCCATGTCGTATACACGATTCGTCCGCGGCTGTGGGCGGCCTTCGACTTCACCTACTACGCCGGCGGGGAGACGACGGTCGACGGCCGGCGGCAGAACGACCGGCAGGGCAATACCCGCGCAGGGTTGACGGTCTCCCTCCCGGTGGCGCGGAGCCAGTCCCTGAAACTGAGCTATACCAATGGAGTCTCGACCCGTGTCGGCTCGGCATTCCAAACGATCGGGGTGGCCTGGCAATGGCTCTGGTTTTGA
- a CDS encoding DUF2254 domain-containing protein, which yields MTWLQRYRWRSFIKSSLWLYPVAGLLAATLVAPVIRWLDGLTHWSWFNFNPEGARAVLGAFSASMLTFLVFVLSAMIIVVQLASAQLTPRIIGLFFSRRQIKVVLGAFTFSFIYTLAALGRIEQTVPQLPVALAVGLNLLSVIVFVRFVYEIGVGLRPIALLEDVGREGRWVVENIYPRLFDSMPGRNTASDPRRTSPIRIIPHTGASGTVLAFSPAHMVELAQRADAMIELIPQVGDFIAKGDPFLRVTSEQRPVDDEALRHCIAIGPERTMEQDPRFAFRILVDIANKALSPAINDPTTAVLTLDQIHRLLLYVGQRDLGSGEGRDAEGKLRLVYDTPDWPDYVLLAVSEIRHYGQGSIQVARRLRAMLEHLMRVLPEGRRAPLRRELQLLQKSVERDFDDQMDRDMAEVSDNQGVGGSASSR from the coding sequence ATGACCTGGTTACAACGGTACCGCTGGCGGTCGTTCATCAAATCCTCTTTATGGCTCTACCCGGTGGCGGGATTGCTGGCCGCGACTCTGGTTGCACCGGTGATCCGGTGGTTGGACGGGCTTACTCATTGGAGTTGGTTCAACTTCAATCCGGAAGGCGCCCGAGCCGTCCTGGGAGCGTTTTCCGCCTCGATGTTGACCTTCCTCGTCTTCGTCCTTTCCGCGATGATCATCGTTGTTCAGCTGGCCAGCGCGCAGTTGACGCCCCGCATCATCGGCCTGTTTTTTTCCAGGCGGCAGATCAAGGTGGTCCTGGGCGCCTTTACGTTTTCCTTCATCTACACCCTGGCTGCGCTGGGCCGGATCGAACAAACTGTTCCCCAATTACCCGTCGCTCTGGCGGTCGGTTTAAACCTGCTCTCCGTCATCGTCTTTGTCCGGTTCGTCTATGAAATCGGTGTCGGCTTGCGCCCGATCGCCTTGCTGGAGGACGTGGGCCGGGAAGGCCGATGGGTCGTTGAAAACATTTACCCTCGACTCTTCGACTCCATGCCCGGTAGGAATACGGCTTCCGACCCGCGACGGACTTCTCCAATCCGTATCATTCCCCATACGGGGGCGTCCGGCACGGTCCTGGCGTTTAGTCCCGCGCACATGGTCGAGCTCGCTCAACGGGCCGATGCAATGATCGAGTTGATTCCCCAGGTCGGCGATTTTATCGCGAAGGGAGACCCGTTCCTTCGCGTGACCTCCGAACAGCGTCCTGTGGACGACGAGGCCTTGCGTCATTGTATCGCCATCGGACCCGAACGCACCATGGAGCAGGATCCCCGATTTGCATTTCGCATCCTGGTCGATATCGCCAACAAGGCGCTGTCCCCGGCCATCAATGATCCGACGACCGCCGTGCTGACGCTCGATCAGATCCATCGTTTGCTGCTCTATGTGGGACAGCGGGATCTCGGCTCCGGGGAAGGACGCGACGCGGAGGGAAAGCTTCGACTGGTCTATGACACGCCGGACTGGCCGGATTATGTCCTGCTCGCCGTTAGCGAGATCCGCCACTACGGCCAGGGCAGCATCCAGGTGGCCCGTCGGCTCCGGGCCATGTTGGAACACCTGATGCGGGTCTTGCCGGAGGGGCGAAGAGCGCCGCTGCGTCGCGAGCTTCAGCTGCTGCAGAAATCCGTGGAACGCGATTTTGACGATCAAATGGACCGCGACATGGCGGAGGTTTCGGATAACCAGGGCGTGGGCGGGTCCGCTTCGTCGCGGTAG
- a CDS encoding DUF4105 domain-containing protein, with translation MGDSITKSGTGSSYILKGLTIFTRALSGLALIAMTAWGVLAIYYSNLPPMVRVVCSVFFALAAVSGLVWIRPWRRALAVFLTGFIVVLLGWLAIPARNDRNWQSDVAVLPYATLEGNLVTVHNIRNFDYRSETDFTPSYYDKTFDLRQLDSVDLIAVYWMGPDIAHTFLSFGFGGKDHLAISIETRKEQGEGYSTIQGFFKQYELYYVVADERDVIRVRTNYRKDPPEDVYLFPLHGRLENGRHLFLEYMHAINALKEHPEFYNTLTTNCTTTIWLNSRVNPGHLPFSWKLLLSGHVPEYLYEAGLIDTRLPFPELVARSLINSRAKAADQDPDFSVRIRQGLPGL, from the coding sequence ATGGGCGATTCCATTACAAAATCCGGAACAGGTTCATCCTATATTCTGAAAGGTTTGACGATATTTACCCGGGCCCTGTCCGGGTTGGCGTTGATCGCCATGACCGCGTGGGGCGTGCTTGCGATTTACTACTCCAACCTCCCGCCGATGGTCAGGGTGGTGTGCAGTGTCTTTTTCGCGCTCGCTGCTGTAAGCGGTCTTGTTTGGATCCGGCCCTGGCGCCGGGCCTTGGCGGTTTTCCTTACGGGTTTCATCGTCGTGCTGCTCGGATGGCTGGCCATTCCTGCCAGGAATGATCGAAACTGGCAATCCGATGTCGCTGTCCTGCCGTATGCCACCCTAGAAGGGAATCTCGTCACGGTCCACAACATCCGAAATTTCGACTATCGCAGCGAGACCGACTTCACCCCGTCCTATTACGACAAAACCTTCGATCTACGACAGCTCGACTCCGTGGATCTCATCGCCGTATACTGGATGGGGCCGGACATCGCGCATACCTTTTTGAGTTTCGGCTTCGGCGGAAAGGATCATCTGGCCATTTCGATCGAGACCCGAAAAGAACAGGGGGAAGGATACTCAACGATCCAGGGGTTCTTCAAGCAATATGAGCTGTACTACGTGGTGGCCGACGAGCGCGATGTGATTCGGGTACGAACCAACTATCGCAAAGATCCCCCAGAGGACGTCTACCTCTTTCCCCTTCACGGTCGATTGGAAAATGGCCGGCACCTGTTTTTGGAATACATGCATGCGATCAACGCGTTGAAGGAACACCCGGAGTTTTACAATACCCTAACCACCAACTGCACCACGACAATCTGGCTCAACAGCCGGGTGAATCCCGGCCATCTGCCCTTCTCCTGGAAGCTTCTGCTGAGCGGCCACGTGCCGGAGTATTTATACGAGGCCGGGCTGATCGATACCCGACTGCCGTTTCCGGAGCTGGTGGCGCGCAGCCTGATCAATTCCCGCGCAAAGGCCGCGGATCAGGACCCCGATTTTTCAGTGCGGATCCGGCAAGGACTGCCCGGACTATAA
- a CDS encoding HEAT repeat domain-containing protein, which yields MDETPPSTQVIDSQHIVNVLIGLQVAIRKVGLYSFSHSVVPSLLENLETNFNALFESIGGVTFGITRHEFLFQDTSLSAGNPVIRELARGLNQFGLAGMSFSKGLTRDDILKFLRLLVEGRGQTPEQRERMIARLHQEVPAIRLKLIRFGEALKGPRETVDPEKRENAEPQEKGLWRGLVKQLLDQNAGNGQSIPGMSADEKIDIEKLGELINQLCRENGPESKKNEQTIAGFLRAPTEGRFLDHEQRMHLYRELSRMLSNLDPAVREQIFRFSVEDTDNDKAPVEDLLEFLPETQLVEILNQIQLSNQGVSAPMLSLLNKLTDLSSQNEKIKEMLTSKLENHQDLVQELFTNRATRTYYPSSYRSLLDEELAHEKFEKQSPPVDEMKEIEPDSVNRHLGLVLLELLDGPIRSQPEYEWLIRQVTRVLTGGMGDHKQAVLKETLSILFGKLNSADAATRSFIQKEIRNFITPEVFAGLLQSLRTDGDERVGDLLGQLKELAGSEGIPMLLDLLEVEENLSVRKRLLQWIIQCGPAVIPMAVQRLKNPKWYVVRNMLVLLKDLGAKEALPEILRSLQADSSKLRMAALQAIESLGKGTDIFDRAVSTALRDSDPAVFRKGVSMILSQPDDRAMEMIRSMLRFTGEISAENQLIPVLEMIRKSRVKKLVPDLLKLRRHLRLRFWQWNRIGVLYKAVNHTLRELRSG from the coding sequence TTGGACGAAACACCCCCGTCGACACAGGTCATTGATTCCCAACATATTGTAAACGTCCTGATCGGGCTTCAGGTGGCGATTCGCAAGGTGGGGCTCTACTCCTTCTCCCATTCCGTCGTTCCCAGCCTTTTGGAAAACCTGGAAACAAATTTCAACGCTCTCTTTGAATCGATAGGGGGAGTCACGTTCGGAATCACCCGCCATGAATTTTTATTCCAGGATACCTCGCTTTCGGCCGGGAATCCGGTGATCCGCGAGCTCGCCCGCGGACTGAATCAGTTTGGATTGGCCGGAATGTCATTTTCAAAAGGGCTCACCAGAGACGACATTTTAAAATTTCTCAGACTGCTTGTGGAGGGCCGCGGACAGACGCCGGAGCAACGGGAACGGATGATTGCCCGGTTGCACCAGGAGGTCCCGGCTATCCGGTTGAAGCTGATCCGTTTTGGAGAAGCGCTAAAAGGTCCCCGGGAGACGGTCGATCCGGAAAAACGAGAAAATGCGGAGCCGCAGGAAAAAGGGTTATGGCGCGGGCTGGTCAAACAGCTGTTGGACCAAAACGCGGGGAACGGCCAATCGATACCCGGTATGAGCGCCGATGAAAAAATCGACATTGAAAAACTGGGGGAGCTCATCAATCAACTCTGTCGGGAAAACGGGCCGGAATCAAAAAAGAATGAACAAACCATTGCCGGATTCCTGCGCGCTCCGACCGAAGGCCGTTTCCTGGACCACGAGCAGCGAATGCATCTGTATCGTGAATTATCCAGGATGCTATCGAACCTCGACCCGGCCGTGAGAGAACAGATTTTTCGTTTCTCGGTGGAGGACACGGACAACGACAAAGCCCCCGTGGAAGATCTCCTGGAATTCTTGCCGGAAACCCAGCTGGTGGAAATCCTGAACCAGATTCAATTATCCAATCAGGGGGTCTCCGCACCCATGTTGAGTCTGCTGAACAAATTGACCGATCTATCGTCTCAAAATGAAAAGATCAAGGAGATGTTGACCTCCAAGCTGGAGAATCACCAGGACCTGGTTCAGGAGCTCTTCACCAACCGGGCCACCCGAACCTATTATCCTTCCTCATACCGCTCTCTTCTGGATGAGGAATTGGCTCATGAAAAGTTTGAAAAACAGTCCCCTCCCGTGGACGAGATGAAGGAAATCGAACCGGACTCGGTCAACCGACACCTCGGCCTTGTCCTGCTGGAACTTCTGGACGGGCCCATTCGATCCCAACCCGAGTACGAATGGCTGATCCGGCAGGTCACCCGTGTGTTGACGGGGGGAATGGGAGATCACAAACAGGCCGTCCTGAAAGAAACCCTGTCGATTCTTTTCGGAAAGCTGAACTCGGCCGACGCGGCCACCCGGTCTTTTATCCAAAAAGAAATCAGAAATTTCATCACGCCCGAGGTGTTCGCGGGCCTCCTCCAATCCTTACGGACGGATGGCGACGAGCGCGTGGGGGACCTGCTCGGCCAATTGAAAGAACTGGCCGGGTCCGAGGGGATCCCCATGTTGCTGGATCTTCTGGAGGTCGAGGAGAATTTGTCGGTCCGAAAACGCCTGTTGCAATGGATTATCCAGTGCGGTCCGGCCGTGATCCCCATGGCGGTGCAACGTCTGAAAAATCCAAAATGGTATGTGGTCCGAAACATGCTGGTTTTGCTCAAGGACCTCGGGGCGAAGGAGGCCTTGCCCGAAATCCTTCGAAGTCTTCAGGCGGACTCCTCAAAACTCAGGATGGCCGCGCTCCAGGCGATTGAATCCCTGGGAAAGGGCACCGATATCTTCGATCGCGCCGTCTCCACGGCGCTTCGCGATTCCGACCCGGCGGTGTTCCGCAAAGGCGTATCGATGATTCTCTCCCAACCGGATGACCGGGCCATGGAGATGATCCGGTCCATGTTGCGATTTACCGGCGAGATCAGCGCGGAAAACCAATTGATTCCCGTACTGGAGATGATCCGAAAATCCCGTGTAAAGAAACTGGTCCCGGACCTCTTGAAACTTCGGCGTCACCTGAGGCTTCGATTCTGGCAATGGAACCGGATCGGGGTTCTGTACAAGGCCGTCAACCATACCCTCCGCGAACTTCGGTCGGGGTAA
- a CDS encoding HD domain-containing phosphohydrolase produces MADSKSSIPSGSDAKEALPNPPAHPDYPQAGPEEKFLRALSKLSRDRVMYPEKHPQILLDVSILQDAVPPLFENRPERIFVFIEDQIFVDDRRLMTASTQAPDIVKVFRDKKIDALILRKGLGWEELDSFLNALHSSNPDNTPRPFPLSPTIEIRRFTSKDGEKPIVHSDSQEPEPSVSKKSLNKAQFSDETKMIRDIYTEWNAPNGAQVSMVFKIMNVLEKGLYDHHQSFIPLADLKSYDEYTYVHAINLAILTMAQAESFGMPKEAVRAFGVGALLHDVGKTHVSVDILNKQGQLTPEEFEEMKKHPVLGATALLQYPEIPPIAAIVAYEHHLKYDGSGYPTMKQKRLPHIASRFTSISDQFDAMRSNRPYREAMPPEKIFEVMQENKGTALDPKLLDHFIVFMKSRKII; encoded by the coding sequence ATGGCCGACTCAAAATCCTCAATCCCATCGGGTTCCGATGCCAAGGAGGCCCTCCCGAATCCTCCCGCCCATCCGGATTATCCACAGGCCGGTCCGGAGGAAAAGTTCCTCAGGGCCCTATCGAAATTATCGCGGGATCGTGTGATGTATCCCGAGAAACATCCTCAAATCCTTTTGGATGTTTCAATCCTCCAAGACGCCGTCCCGCCCCTATTTGAGAATCGCCCGGAACGGATTTTTGTCTTTATTGAAGATCAGATATTCGTGGATGATCGCCGGCTGATGACCGCATCGACCCAAGCGCCCGACATCGTCAAGGTTTTTCGGGACAAAAAAATCGACGCCCTTATCCTTCGAAAAGGATTGGGGTGGGAAGAGCTCGATTCATTTCTCAACGCCCTTCATTCATCCAACCCGGACAACACCCCCAGACCGTTCCCTCTTTCCCCAACGATCGAAATCCGGAGGTTCACCTCCAAGGACGGGGAAAAACCCATCGTCCATTCCGACTCCCAGGAACCGGAACCATCGGTCTCAAAAAAATCCTTAAACAAGGCGCAGTTCTCCGATGAAACCAAGATGATCCGGGATATTTACACAGAATGGAATGCTCCCAATGGGGCCCAAGTGAGCATGGTCTTTAAAATCATGAATGTTCTGGAAAAGGGACTCTATGATCACCATCAATCGTTCATTCCCCTGGCCGATCTAAAATCCTATGATGAATACACCTATGTCCATGCCATCAACCTGGCGATATTGACCATGGCCCAGGCTGAATCCTTTGGAATGCCAAAGGAGGCCGTTCGCGCGTTTGGCGTCGGCGCCCTTCTTCACGACGTGGGAAAGACCCACGTTTCGGTAGATATCCTGAACAAACAAGGGCAGTTGACCCCGGAGGAGTTTGAGGAAATGAAAAAACATCCCGTCCTAGGGGCCACCGCATTGTTGCAATATCCCGAGATCCCTCCGATCGCCGCCATCGTGGCGTACGAGCACCACTTGAAGTATGACGGATCGGGTTATCCGACGATGAAACAGAAACGGCTTCCGCATATCGCCAGCCGGTTCACATCCATTTCGGATCAATTCGACGCCATGCGGAGCAACCGACCTTATCGGGAGGCCATGCCCCCGGAAAAGATTTTCGAGGTGATGCAGGAGAACAAGGGGACGGCCCTGGATCCCAAGCTATTGGATCATTTTATCGTCTTCATGAAATCGAGAAAAATTATTTGA
- a CDS encoding HD domain-containing phosphohydrolase — protein sequence MAEYDVIRDLLVQFHWITQLVDATLKGKPIPPMHGQPTPQVKQLMSSLQTLSEHYKNLENQINTYKRKQQALEITFKNMSAQLDMEKKGSSNAALLEANLKRAERRIDDLISTNQALRGHIMELTNQLTSSRQELASRVPPPKIPLPQEGEPSLPPSKDAGSPPPSPPLQPPAQAKGEPLEGDTQALLSILKTVQLMDTNLSPDEVVRRACQIPLDCFGSQRSAAFLWDKDSASFIPIHSLGMKASLISAFGASRLRGTDLPVLTQLLAKGGTLVIEDCWKSPAKGKVYVTDGRIESFESPFMFLPKEFIERFEIYSLMAVPFAHKGKTLGVLFVDYGNNPHEFSETEITVMNGLGLFIGMSLDNIQRHQTTAQRLLKIERRSETESVLRNIEAALSSMDQPEPVIGSVIGMIPRVIGCDWVSVLLRDKPAGGFYVLGNLGDLSDLVYGKGTIPFDYLNGAADLQNDRILHRANLETESRTSALDLYLVSHGIRSDVYVPIPVPGEVIGLLHLCSRRVAGFVQEDIALAQDIAKRLGHGLEKTMAQRVRDRRKTNGHFKQIESLIDSLSGKDFKLGDYRDEMIACGLEVARRLKLDEEQQGWIKYAIVLHEIGKNAIPDYILNKREKPTPKELAILRSHPTKGAEMIKTFRFSHLIKGLKFSKFVAPQIRHLYERWDGTGYPEGLKGEAIPIGSRIVAVVNAYAAMTTGRPYRQALSKPEALREIQDGAGTQFDPRVVEIFLQYQNQNPK from the coding sequence ATGGCTGAATATGATGTGATCCGGGATCTCCTCGTCCAATTTCATTGGATCACCCAGTTGGTGGACGCCACTCTCAAGGGCAAGCCCATCCCGCCCATGCACGGTCAACCCACCCCCCAAGTCAAACAGCTTATGAGCTCCCTGCAAACGCTTTCGGAGCATTACAAGAACCTCGAAAACCAAATCAACACCTACAAACGCAAGCAGCAGGCGCTGGAAATCACCTTTAAAAACATGTCGGCCCAGCTCGACATGGAGAAAAAGGGCTCGTCCAATGCGGCCCTGTTGGAGGCGAACCTCAAGCGAGCCGAACGGCGGATCGACGATCTCATTTCGACGAACCAGGCCCTTCGGGGTCATATCATGGAATTGACGAATCAGTTGACGTCGAGCCGGCAGGAGCTCGCTTCCCGAGTCCCGCCGCCCAAAATACCTCTTCCTCAGGAAGGCGAGCCGTCTTTACCACCGTCCAAAGACGCCGGGTCTCCTCCTCCGTCCCCCCCGCTTCAGCCCCCGGCCCAAGCCAAGGGGGAACCCTTGGAGGGCGACACACAGGCCCTTCTTTCCATACTCAAAACGGTTCAATTGATGGACACCAACCTTTCGCCGGATGAGGTGGTCAGGCGCGCCTGCCAGATCCCCTTGGATTGCTTCGGCAGTCAGCGAAGCGCGGCCTTCCTCTGGGATAAGGATTCCGCGAGCTTCATCCCGATCCATTCCTTGGGAATGAAGGCCTCCCTCATTTCCGCATTCGGGGCATCTCGACTCCGCGGAACGGACCTCCCCGTCCTGACCCAATTGCTGGCCAAGGGAGGGACCCTGGTGATCGAGGACTGCTGGAAGAGCCCCGCAAAGGGAAAGGTCTATGTTACCGACGGACGGATTGAATCATTCGAAAGCCCTTTCATGTTCTTACCCAAGGAGTTCATTGAACGCTTTGAAATCTATTCCCTCATGGCCGTTCCCTTTGCTCATAAGGGAAAGACCTTGGGCGTCCTGTTTGTGGATTATGGAAACAACCCCCATGAATTTTCGGAGACCGAAATCACCGTCATGAACGGGCTGGGGTTGTTTATCGGAATGAGCCTCGACAACATTCAAAGACATCAGACCACCGCGCAGCGTCTGCTAAAAATCGAACGCAGGAGCGAAACGGAATCCGTGCTCCGGAACATTGAAGCGGCCCTCTCCTCGATGGATCAGCCGGAGCCGGTCATCGGATCCGTCATCGGGATGATTCCGCGCGTCATCGGGTGCGACTGGGTTTCGGTGCTTCTGCGCGACAAACCGGCCGGAGGGTTTTATGTCCTGGGCAACCTGGGGGATCTCAGCGATCTGGTGTACGGGAAAGGCACCATCCCCTTCGATTACCTCAACGGCGCGGCCGATCTTCAGAACGATCGCATCCTCCACCGGGCCAACCTGGAAACCGAAAGCAGGACTTCGGCCCTGGATCTTTATCTGGTCAGTCACGGGATCCGATCCGATGTGTACGTGCCTATCCCCGTTCCGGGAGAGGTGATCGGATTGCTTCATCTATGCAGCCGCCGGGTGGCGGGTTTTGTTCAAGAAGACATCGCCCTCGCCCAAGATATTGCAAAACGGCTCGGCCACGGCCTGGAGAAGACCATGGCCCAGAGAGTTCGGGACCGCCGCAAAACCAACGGTCACTTCAAACAGATCGAATCGTTGATCGACAGCCTATCCGGAAAAGACTTTAAATTGGGGGACTACCGAGACGAGATGATTGCCTGCGGGCTCGAAGTGGCCCGCCGGCTAAAGTTGGATGAAGAGCAGCAGGGCTGGATCAAATACGCCATTGTCCTTCACGAGATCGGGAAAAACGCGATCCCCGATTATATCCTCAACAAACGGGAGAAGCCGACGCCCAAGGAGCTGGCCATCCTCCGGAGTCATCCCACCAAAGGCGCGGAGATGATCAAAACGTTCCGATTCAGCCACCTCATTAAGGGATTGAAATTCAGTAAATTCGTCGCCCCCCAGATACGGCACCTGTACGAGCGTTGGGACGGAACCGGTTATCCCGAAGGATTGAAAGGGGAGGCGATTCCCATCGGATCCCGGATTGTGGCCGTGGTCAACGCGTACGCGGCCATGACGACCGGACGACCTTATCGTCAGGCCCTGAGCAAGCCGGAGGCCTTGCGGGAAATTCAGGACGGCGCGGGCACCCAGTTTGATCCGCGCGTCGTGGAGATTTTTCTCCAGTACCAAAATCAAAATCCAAAATAA
- a CDS encoding rhodanese-like domain-containing protein, translated as MKKILWEGFWILIGIASMVSPSTAQGLRTIDGRELQTLMSDGHPLVIVDVREPELFSAGHIKGAINIPYDDAKPRVFKELFRNDRIVFVCHGGPMGDELGRLLVNNGYPDVYNLAGGMKKWKGATVK; from the coding sequence ATGAAGAAAATTTTATGGGAAGGGTTTTGGATCCTGATTGGAATCGCGTCGATGGTTTCCCCGTCCACCGCGCAGGGTCTCCGGACGATTGACGGCCGAGAACTTCAGACCCTGATGTCCGACGGCCATCCCCTGGTCATCGTCGATGTGAGGGAGCCGGAGCTTTTTTCGGCCGGCCACATCAAGGGCGCCATCAATATCCCGTATGACGACGCCAAGCCGCGGGTGTTCAAAGAGCTATTCCGTAATGACCGCATCGTGTTCGTATGCCACGGCGGACCGATGGGCGATGAGCTCGGCCGCTTGCTGGTCAATAACGGATATCCGGACGTCTACAATCTCGCGGGTGGGATGAAGAAATGGAAAGGTGCGACGGTGAAATAG
- a CDS encoding outer membrane beta-barrel protein, giving the protein MRMFNSRFLCSIAVTITILTISLPGSRAMAQSQEPWVIASYQIAFPEGDTKEFIDATSFRGIGLEGRWFVSPNISAGVAVDWNVFFETTNNPIDIPHGTLSGEQNRTINAFPILATVHYYMGPDKMFYVGLGAGPYYMSQRWDVGLYAFSNTSWHFGFAPEIGVSHEIAYHTRAVLGLQYHHAFESENTKLEYWALKLGVAY; this is encoded by the coding sequence ATGCGCATGTTCAATTCGAGATTCTTGTGTTCGATTGCCGTGACGATCACCATACTGACGATAAGTCTGCCGGGTTCCCGGGCGATGGCTCAGAGCCAGGAGCCCTGGGTGATTGCCAGCTACCAGATCGCATTTCCGGAGGGCGACACGAAGGAATTTATCGATGCGACCAGCTTCCGTGGAATCGGGCTTGAAGGACGATGGTTTGTTAGTCCGAACATCTCCGCCGGTGTGGCTGTGGATTGGAACGTTTTCTTCGAGACGACCAATAATCCGATCGACATTCCCCACGGGACGCTGTCCGGGGAACAGAACCGCACGATCAACGCCTTTCCAATCCTTGCGACGGTGCATTATTACATGGGTCCCGACAAGATGTTTTACGTGGGGCTCGGTGCGGGACCCTACTACATGAGCCAGCGCTGGGATGTCGGATTGTATGCCTTTTCGAATACGAGCTGGCATTTCGGGTTTGCGCCGGAAATCGGCGTATCGCACGAGATTGCTTACCACACCCGTGCGGTTCTCGGTCTCCAATACCACCACGCCTTCGAGTCCGAGAACACAAAGCTTGAATACTGGGCCCTGAAGCTCGGGGTGGCCTATTGA